From Chryseobacterium joostei, the proteins below share one genomic window:
- a CDS encoding O-antigen ligase family protein codes for METVTISHQKFLKTINNQLFIVLLLMVACFFTWSENVAITRAIKVVGRMGVMFSSILIYQKIIRYGSINSLAYKNIFSPILYMGYLTLGFISFSWSTNPGFSALQWFMTFQSFVFAYFFVKSLKILDIYFEGHSIRLYHLLGNTVFILQLVFVIGMWVAPDVFFRLTDGGEEARLGGTLMNPNELGMLAGVGCACLIFDLYRFKNKVWTIIKILIIMYALYMTGSRSSLIGVLLIIFFHVNQTKRKTLKFGIIAVVAAVAPFAVYSIILKGGDQSRLEEVMSLTGRLPFWKALITEGLPREPLLGFGFMRIDYKEFFQSAHTYPGKMTHNTFMQVLMNLGFIGFTIVLFQVFFTVKSILSEQKEIKLMLIGILIPIIINSFTEFGIFGESNYGIMFYQIIIFSIAFRNNNHLTRPQKIILRKKRPDLTV; via the coding sequence ATGGAAACTGTTACTATTTCTCATCAAAAATTTTTAAAAACAATAAACAACCAACTCTTTATTGTTCTTTTATTAATGGTTGCCTGCTTCTTTACCTGGAGTGAAAATGTTGCGATTACAAGAGCCATAAAAGTAGTGGGAAGAATGGGCGTGATGTTTTCGTCTATACTTATTTACCAAAAAATAATCAGGTATGGCAGTATCAATTCGCTGGCTTACAAAAACATCTTCTCTCCTATTCTATATATGGGTTATCTTACGTTGGGATTTATTTCCTTTTCGTGGAGTACTAACCCCGGTTTTAGCGCTCTCCAATGGTTTATGACTTTCCAGAGTTTTGTTTTTGCCTACTTTTTTGTGAAAAGCCTTAAAATTCTGGATATCTATTTTGAAGGACATAGTATCAGGCTCTATCATTTGCTTGGAAACACGGTTTTTATCCTTCAGTTGGTTTTTGTTATTGGAATGTGGGTAGCTCCAGATGTTTTTTTCCGTCTCACAGATGGCGGCGAGGAGGCAAGACTTGGCGGAACTTTAATGAATCCCAATGAATTGGGAATGCTAGCGGGTGTCGGATGTGCCTGTCTTATTTTTGACCTGTATCGCTTTAAAAATAAAGTATGGACCATCATCAAAATTCTTATCATCATGTATGCATTATATATGACTGGCTCAAGATCTTCGCTAATCGGGGTATTACTCATCATATTTTTTCATGTGAACCAAACGAAAAGGAAAACCCTTAAATTCGGCATTATAGCCGTCGTAGCTGCGGTAGCACCATTTGCGGTATACAGTATCATTTTGAAAGGAGGAGACCAATCCCGTCTGGAAGAAGTAATGAGCCTTACAGGAAGACTGCCTTTCTGGAAAGCTCTGATTACAGAAGGCCTGCCGAGAGAACCGCTTTTAGGCTTCGGTTTTATGCGGATCGATTATAAAGAATTTTTCCAGAGTGCACATACTTATCCTGGGAAAATGACGCACAATACCTTTATGCAGGTACTGATGAATTTGGGATTTATTGGTTTTACGATTGTTTTATTTCAGGTATTTTTTACCGTAAAATCCATTTTATCCGAACAAAAAGAAATTAAGCTTATGCTGATTGGGATTCTGATTCCCATTATCATTAATTCTTTCACAGAATTTGGAATCTTTGGAGAAAGTAATTACGGGATTATGTTTTACCAGATCATTATTTTTTCTATTGCCTTTAGAAACAACAATCATCTTACCCGCCCGCAAAAAATTATATTAAGAAAAAAACGGCCGGATCTTACAGTCTGA
- a CDS encoding nucleoside/nucleotide kinase family protein, translating to MKNIFKNTGYRLFTKQQPGSVKIAFSYIPNPDGSVRWFWNSNSKKPLFLKFYNAATLKAKLFSWLVEFLFVLRLQKLTFKKETVYYIAGEKPIFDIESDWAIFTGTVGPNNKCLLFSEECFYKIASTEQAKQLVHNEFQSLKISKNNAKYITPSSKMVNEYVLQLSDISAGGERVNELTLIHAKTILDIAKKKTQSTKVANWRYFQDLKTDFESLNDERVPKNLLRKLKLVLSGINENEKVDLSFSHGDFTSWNCYIKDHTLAIYDWELASFERPKAFDFFHFIIQNGILIQKKSWKNIFKEIKEKNAIAFQYDDKELEKYLKFYLLTNTLSYLKIYAEQEKWHVQIHWLLQTWTEALNIFLTENNTERELLIMDIFDQLYHTPYATLKFHNEAPENLKLNSDIDIIISSRNAKKLIVFLSANSLVQNVTTLKKSFMYSVRIITKHHEILNLDLISQLKWKYLKIMNTNEVLENKIKNRFGVHQVSEKDTARFIHLFYHLNESEIPDLYKNFVSEHVDSKKTNDKKTIIKVLKTKDYNKGFRFIKNVYHYLKDSFSEKGFIMTFSGVDGAGKSTVISEVSELIEKRYRRPVKVLRHRPSLLPILSVWTKGKEKAHQDAVNSLPRQGNNKSSVSSLFRFGYYYTDYILGQFIIYLKYVLRGKIVLYDRYYFDFIADAKRSNIQLPKLVTEGAYHFLIKPKFNFFLYAAPEKILSRKKELSYKSICDLTTEYSQLFSKLEKKDQNVKYLSIENNDLDTTLDTIMNTIIAAK from the coding sequence ATGAAAAATATATTTAAAAATACAGGATACAGATTGTTTACGAAACAACAGCCGGGAAGCGTCAAAATTGCTTTCTCCTACATCCCTAATCCCGATGGTAGTGTAAGATGGTTTTGGAACTCAAATTCAAAAAAGCCGCTATTTTTAAAATTCTATAATGCCGCTACTCTTAAAGCAAAACTCTTCTCATGGTTAGTAGAATTTCTATTTGTACTTCGTTTACAGAAACTGACTTTCAAAAAAGAAACGGTATATTATATCGCAGGTGAAAAACCTATTTTCGACATTGAAAGTGATTGGGCCATTTTTACAGGAACTGTAGGTCCTAATAATAAATGTCTTTTATTTTCAGAGGAATGTTTTTATAAAATTGCAAGTACAGAGCAGGCAAAACAACTCGTTCATAATGAATTTCAAAGCCTAAAAATATCCAAAAACAATGCAAAATATATTACCCCATCATCAAAAATGGTAAATGAATATGTTCTACAGCTTTCAGATATTTCCGCTGGCGGAGAGAGAGTGAATGAATTGACACTTATACACGCAAAGACAATACTAGACATTGCAAAAAAGAAAACACAAAGTACAAAAGTAGCAAACTGGAGATATTTTCAGGATCTAAAAACTGATTTTGAAAGCCTGAATGATGAGCGGGTTCCTAAAAACTTATTACGGAAATTAAAGCTTGTCCTAAGTGGCATCAATGAAAACGAAAAAGTAGATCTTTCTTTTTCTCATGGTGATTTTACTTCCTGGAACTGCTATATAAAAGACCATACACTGGCAATCTATGATTGGGAACTGGCATCCTTTGAAAGACCAAAAGCATTTGATTTTTTTCATTTTATCATTCAGAACGGTATTTTAATTCAGAAGAAATCCTGGAAAAATATTTTTAAAGAGATCAAGGAAAAAAATGCAATAGCCTTTCAGTATGACGATAAAGAACTTGAAAAGTATTTAAAATTCTATCTTCTTACCAATACATTATCATACCTGAAAATATATGCGGAACAGGAAAAATGGCATGTACAGATTCACTGGCTTTTACAAACCTGGACTGAAGCTTTAAATATTTTTCTTACAGAAAATAATACAGAGAGAGAACTCTTGATCATGGATATTTTTGATCAGCTGTATCATACCCCTTATGCCACTTTAAAATTTCATAACGAAGCTCCTGAAAATCTGAAATTAAATTCTGATATCGATATAATCATATCTTCCCGGAATGCAAAAAAGCTGATTGTCTTTTTATCTGCCAACAGTCTCGTACAAAACGTTACAACCCTTAAAAAATCGTTTATGTACTCTGTAAGAATTATCACAAAGCATCATGAAATTCTTAACCTCGATCTCATTTCTCAGCTGAAATGGAAATACCTGAAGATCATGAATACAAATGAAGTTCTGGAAAACAAAATCAAAAACAGATTTGGAGTCCATCAAGTTTCGGAAAAAGACACAGCCCGGTTTATTCACCTGTTTTATCATCTTAATGAATCGGAAATTCCTGATCTGTATAAAAATTTTGTTTCAGAACATGTGGATTCAAAAAAAACAAACGATAAAAAAACAATCATAAAAGTTCTGAAAACAAAAGATTATAACAAAGGTTTCCGATTTATAAAAAATGTATACCATTATCTGAAAGATTCTTTCTCAGAAAAAGGTTTTATCATGACATTCAGTGGTGTGGACGGAGCGGGAAAATCAACTGTTATTTCTGAAGTTTCTGAGCTGATAGAGAAACGGTATCGAAGACCTGTAAAAGTATTGAGACACAGACCTTCCCTTCTTCCTATTCTAAGTGTATGGACCAAAGGTAAAGAAAAAGCCCACCAGGATGCAGTGAATTCTCTGCCAAGACAAGGGAACAATAAGAGTTCTGTTTCTTCTTTATTCAGATTCGGGTATTATTACACAGATTATATTTTAGGACAGTTTATTATTTACCTCAAATATGTCTTAAGAGGAAAAATAGTGCTGTATGACAGGTATTATTTCGACTTCATTGCAGATGCTAAAAGAAGCAATATCCAACTTCCGAAGTTAGTGACCGAAGGTGCATACCATTTCTTGATAAAGCCCAAATTCAATTTCTTTCTGTATGCGGCTCCCGAAAAAATCCTCAGCAGAAAAAAAGAACTTTCTTACAAATCTATATGTGACCTTACCACAGAATACAGCCAATTGTTTTCAAAACTGGAAAAAAAAGACCAGAATGTAAAATATCTTTCCATTGAAAACAATGATCTTGATACGACTTTGGATACCATAATGAACACCATAATTGCTGCAAAATGA
- a CDS encoding acyltransferase translates to MKTIVEKIIRLRNPDFTIDDALNSGAILQLIWIQLWSIIRGLKVIFFFKNPKGMLLGKRVSFFNPSKMKWGKFLRLGNDVYVSALSKQGIEFGNNISIGAFSRIIVSTSFNNIGEKIKIGNNVGIGEFAYLGGSGGLEIGDECIVGQYLSCHPENHNYEDLDISIRHQGVNRKGIKIGKNCWIGSKVTILDGVEIGDGCILAAGSVITKSFPNNSIIGGIPAKLLKTRTHDNQSNCTGNLLRSESL, encoded by the coding sequence ATGAAAACAATTGTTGAAAAAATCATAAGACTTAGAAATCCTGATTTTACAATAGATGATGCATTGAACTCCGGAGCTATTCTTCAGCTGATATGGATTCAGCTCTGGAGCATCATCAGGGGATTAAAGGTTATTTTCTTCTTTAAGAATCCAAAAGGAATGCTTTTAGGGAAAAGAGTCAGCTTTTTTAATCCCTCAAAAATGAAATGGGGGAAATTCCTGAGACTGGGAAATGATGTCTATGTTTCTGCATTGTCAAAACAGGGAATAGAATTCGGAAATAATATTTCCATTGGAGCTTTCAGCAGAATCATTGTTTCTACTTCTTTCAATAATATCGGAGAAAAGATAAAAATAGGAAACAATGTGGGCATCGGAGAATTTGCCTATCTGGGAGGTTCCGGAGGACTGGAAATCGGTGATGAATGCATCGTTGGGCAGTACCTGAGCTGTCATCCCGAGAACCACAATTATGAAGATTTAGATATTTCGATAAGACATCAGGGGGTTAACAGAAAAGGGATCAAAATCGGAAAAAACTGCTGGATCGGCAGCAAAGTTACCATTTTGGACGGTGTAGAGATTGGTGATGGATGCATTTTAGCGGCAGGAAGTGTCATTACAAAATCTTTCCCCAACAACAGTATTATAGGAGGCATTCCTGCAAAACTATTAAAAACAAGAACTCATGACAACCAATCAAACTGTACTGGCAACTTGCTACGCAGTGAATCCTTATAA
- a CDS encoding glycosyltransferase family 4 protein, producing the protein MTTNQTVLATCYAVNPYKGSEDAMGWNFVYQIARFRKVIAITRENNRAHIEKYMAENPDTVYQNMHFLYFDLPYWMRFWKKGNRGAMLYYYLWQKGIISFIKKQKLDFDIVHNVNFHNDWTPSFLWKLNKPMVWGPIGHHPLIPKQYLQDYSKKYFIKDRLTWMVKNFFWNFSPSLSNTIKHSSHIWCMNTGVPEKLSLSEHQYSLYPSVASEDFFQSNEMAVKSDFMVISVGRFVPLKGFDLTIRSFAGFINSLPEKDRAQCRLVLVGTGEQKEFYLRLITENRMNDYIEIIEWIDRRDLMKMYRKASVFLFPSHEGAGMVVPEALSFGLPVVCLQNEGPGEFVNDQCGITIPQQEYSKSIESLSRALVRLFLDKNLLKEMSTGARKHYIEKFSWEKRGEHLNNIYNQLR; encoded by the coding sequence ATGACAACCAATCAAACTGTACTGGCAACTTGCTACGCAGTGAATCCTTATAAAGGTTCTGAAGATGCGATGGGCTGGAATTTTGTGTATCAAATTGCCAGATTCCGAAAAGTGATCGCTATCACAAGGGAAAATAACAGAGCGCATATCGAGAAATATATGGCGGAAAATCCTGATACTGTTTATCAGAATATGCATTTTCTCTATTTTGATCTTCCCTATTGGATGCGTTTCTGGAAAAAGGGAAACCGGGGAGCAATGCTGTATTATTATCTTTGGCAGAAAGGAATTATTTCGTTTATTAAAAAACAAAAACTGGATTTTGATATTGTTCATAACGTCAATTTTCATAACGACTGGACGCCAAGTTTTTTATGGAAGCTTAATAAACCGATGGTTTGGGGGCCTATAGGACATCATCCGCTGATTCCAAAACAGTATCTGCAAGATTATTCCAAAAAATATTTTATAAAAGACCGTCTCACATGGATGGTGAAAAATTTCTTCTGGAACTTTTCGCCTTCATTGAGTAACACCATCAAACATTCAAGTCACATCTGGTGTATGAATACCGGAGTTCCTGAAAAGCTCAGTCTTTCTGAACATCAATATTCCCTCTATCCGTCCGTAGCTTCGGAAGACTTTTTCCAAAGCAATGAGATGGCTGTAAAATCTGATTTTATGGTGATAAGCGTGGGAAGATTTGTTCCGTTAAAAGGCTTTGATTTAACCATAAGATCATTTGCCGGATTCATCAATAGCCTTCCGGAAAAAGACAGGGCGCAATGCAGGCTGGTCCTGGTAGGAACAGGTGAGCAAAAAGAATTTTACCTGCGTCTCATTACCGAAAACCGGATGAATGATTATATTGAAATTATTGAATGGATCGACCGAAGAGACCTGATGAAAATGTACAGAAAAGCTTCAGTATTTCTTTTTCCTTCCCACGAAGGAGCAGGAATGGTGGTTCCGGAAGCACTTTCTTTTGGATTACCGGTGGTATGCCTTCAAAATGAAGGCCCCGGAGAATTTGTGAATGATCAGTGTGGTATCACAATTCCTCAACAAGAATACAGTAAGTCCATAGAAAGCTTAAGCCGTGCATTGGTCAGATTATTCTTGGATAAAAATCTTCTGAAAGAAATGAGTACCGGAGCCAGAAAACATTATATCGAAAAATTCTCCTGGGAAAAAAGAGGAGAACATCTCAACAACATTTATAACCAACTAAGATGA
- a CDS encoding glycosyltransferase family 4 protein, whose translation MKRIVAIHLLNDYSGSPKVLMQLLKAWTKNRIEAHLFTSDGRTGFLSDIPNVKNHFFWYQFSQSSWIRIANFFVSQFLLMIKLLFFLKKQDIVYINTVLPFGAAIAGKIKGCKIIYHIHETSVKPKIFKNFLFGIAKFSADKIVFVSEYLLKKESLIDNQVLLYNVLESDFTDQADQFQYLEKTVPILLMICSLKIYKGVNEFLKLAEKNNSYLFKLVVNASEKEIQEYFRGKTIPDNLTIYPTQTNTHPFYREASIIVNLSHPDLWVETFGLTILEGMRYRLPAIVPRVGGVTELVKDGKNGFLINSKNVDELSEKITYILSNSDVYQSFSEASYQTSLLFSEAYFEKESLKIISIL comes from the coding sequence ATGAAAAGAATTGTTGCCATCCATCTACTGAATGATTACAGCGGAAGTCCGAAAGTACTGATGCAGCTTTTGAAAGCCTGGACAAAAAACAGAATTGAAGCTCACCTATTTACCTCCGACGGAAGAACAGGGTTTCTTTCCGACATCCCGAACGTTAAAAATCACTTCTTCTGGTATCAGTTTTCTCAAAGCTCATGGATTAGAATAGCCAATTTTTTTGTGAGTCAGTTTCTTTTAATGATCAAGCTTTTATTTTTTCTAAAAAAGCAGGACATCGTATATATCAATACGGTACTTCCTTTTGGGGCAGCTATTGCCGGAAAAATAAAAGGCTGCAAAATCATTTATCATATCCACGAAACCTCTGTGAAACCTAAAATATTTAAAAATTTTCTGTTCGGAATCGCAAAATTTTCCGCAGATAAGATAGTTTTTGTTTCAGAATATCTTTTAAAAAAAGAATCTCTGATAGACAATCAGGTTCTTCTTTATAATGTTTTGGAAAGTGATTTTACAGATCAGGCAGATCAGTTCCAATATTTGGAAAAGACGGTTCCGATTCTCCTGATGATCTGTTCTTTAAAAATATACAAAGGCGTTAACGAATTTTTAAAATTAGCAGAAAAAAACAACAGCTACCTATTCAAATTGGTTGTGAATGCTTCAGAAAAAGAAATTCAGGAGTATTTCAGAGGAAAGACAATTCCGGATAACCTTACCATCTATCCTACACAAACCAATACCCATCCTTTTTATCGGGAAGCAAGCATCATCGTCAATTTGTCTCATCCTGATCTTTGGGTAGAAACTTTCGGACTGACAATTCTGGAAGGAATGCGTTACCGCCTCCCAGCCATTGTTCCTCGGGTTGGCGGGGTGACCGAATTGGTAAAAGACGGCAAAAACGGTTTTTTAATTAACTCTAAAAATGTCGACGAATTATCTGAAAAGATTACTTATATATTGAGCAATTCAGACGTGTACCAATCTTTCAGCGAGGCATCTTATCAGACAAGTCTTTTGTTTTCAGAAGCCTATTTTGAAAAAGAATCTCTGAAAATTATTTCCATTTTATAA
- a CDS encoding DUF1972 domain-containing protein: MKTKVAIIGTVGLPAKYGGFETLAAHLVEELADTYDFTVYCSSKKYTKEERTESWKGAKLKYLPFDANGIQSIPYDTLSILHALFCSDVLLILGVAGAWLLPFVRLFTRKKIIISIDGIEWKRDKWSLPAKLYLWWAEKLAVRFSHIDISDNESIQDYTSLRYKTISRVIEYGADHTKVNLIPTPENIEKYPFLSGEYAVKVCRIEPENNVHTIVKVFSELPDRTLVLVGNWKNSQYGIDVKHQYSGFKNIHLLDPIYDQETIDLIRGNASVYIHGHSAGGTNPSLVEAMFLGLPIISNGVSYNRTTTEHQAFYFSNEEDLKNVLNEITKEDLRNCAVQMKKIAERRYTWKKIAKKYSQLIEETFTINKKTNVYPVISKLDKKTLEKYHVGHLKNLQLFNNSNKTA, encoded by the coding sequence ATGAAGACAAAAGTAGCAATTATCGGAACTGTGGGTTTACCCGCTAAATATGGAGGATTCGAAACGTTAGCCGCTCACCTTGTAGAAGAGCTTGCTGATACTTATGATTTTACAGTCTACTGTTCATCAAAGAAATATACGAAAGAAGAGAGAACCGAAAGCTGGAAAGGGGCAAAACTAAAATATCTTCCTTTTGATGCCAATGGGATTCAAAGCATTCCTTATGATACCTTGTCTATTCTTCACGCATTATTCTGTAGTGATGTTCTATTAATTTTAGGGGTTGCAGGCGCCTGGTTATTACCATTTGTAAGATTGTTTACCCGTAAAAAAATCATCATTTCGATTGACGGTATAGAATGGAAAAGAGACAAATGGTCTTTACCTGCAAAATTATACTTGTGGTGGGCAGAAAAACTGGCCGTGAGATTTTCTCATATTGATATTTCTGATAATGAATCTATCCAGGATTATACTTCTTTACGATATAAAACGATCAGTAGAGTCATAGAATACGGTGCCGACCATACAAAAGTAAATTTGATCCCTACTCCTGAAAATATAGAAAAATATCCTTTTTTATCAGGAGAATATGCGGTAAAAGTATGCAGAATAGAACCGGAAAATAACGTTCATACTATTGTAAAAGTTTTCAGTGAACTTCCTGATCGTACACTGGTATTGGTTGGCAACTGGAAAAACAGTCAGTATGGTATTGATGTAAAGCACCAATATTCAGGCTTTAAAAATATTCATCTGCTGGATCCTATTTATGATCAAGAAACGATAGACCTTATCCGCGGAAATGCTTCTGTCTATATTCACGGGCATTCTGCGGGCGGTACCAATCCTTCTTTAGTTGAAGCTATGTTTTTAGGGCTGCCCATTATAAGCAATGGAGTTTCTTACAACAGAACCACAACGGAACATCAGGCTTTTTACTTCTCCAATGAGGAAGATCTTAAAAATGTTTTAAATGAAATTACAAAAGAAGATCTCCGTAATTGTGCCGTACAGATGAAGAAAATAGCAGAAAGAAGATATACCTGGAAAAAAATAGCAAAAAAATACAGTCAGCTTATTGAAGAAACCTTTACAATCAATAAGAAAACCAATGTCTACCCTGTGATTTCAAAATTAGACAAAAAAACTCTTGAAAAGTATCATGTAGGACATTTAAAAAACCTACAACTATTCAACAATTCAAATAAAACCGCTTAA
- a CDS encoding glycosyltransferase family 4 protein — protein sequence MKNCIELSILGILAFTLSMCIIPLMRTAAQKLKLVDVPNSRKVHHNAIPLIGGLVIGIVVILLMGVTVNNSLKEMLPIIITSYIMLLIGALDDKTDIRAIYKLGIQLCVSVIIATSGIRISSLYGLFGVYEISIYLQYILTVLVITTAVNSFNLIDGIDGLAGSVAGIGFGLFFFIALIEGNISLARIGILFIGSILAFLKYNFSQKSKIFLGNSGALFLGYLLICLGIYITKFDHNTTHNFPYGIFFILFVFTIPVIDSIRVYTDRILRGKSAFKADKTHIHHHLLQLGLSHKKITIIFLSINVFVLAIQIIFFKSYSIYTILFSFLVFILIFKLIKTVNLFLTWKNNIKQMENS from the coding sequence ATGAAAAATTGTATAGAACTATCCATATTGGGAATTCTTGCTTTCACTTTATCCATGTGTATCATTCCGCTGATGAGAACTGCTGCCCAAAAACTTAAATTAGTAGATGTTCCCAATTCAAGAAAGGTTCATCACAATGCAATTCCTTTAATTGGAGGCTTAGTAATAGGTATTGTTGTTATTTTGCTAATGGGTGTTACCGTAAATAACAGCCTGAAAGAGATGCTTCCCATCATCATCACTTCATACATTATGCTATTGATAGGAGCTTTAGATGACAAAACGGACATCAGGGCAATCTATAAGCTGGGGATACAACTATGTGTAAGTGTAATAATAGCAACATCCGGAATCAGAATATCTTCTTTGTACGGACTGTTCGGAGTTTATGAAATCAGCATTTACCTGCAATACATTCTTACCGTTTTGGTTATTACCACTGCAGTGAACTCCTTTAATCTGATCGATGGAATAGACGGATTGGCAGGAAGCGTTGCAGGAATAGGTTTTGGTCTTTTTTTCTTTATCGCACTTATAGAAGGCAACATTAGCCTTGCAAGAATTGGCATTTTGTTCATTGGCAGTATCCTGGCTTTCCTCAAGTACAATTTTTCACAAAAAAGCAAAATATTTTTAGGAAACTCCGGGGCATTATTCTTAGGATATCTATTAATTTGCCTGGGTATTTATATTACCAAATTTGACCATAATACAACTCATAATTTCCCTTATGGTATTTTCTTCATTCTTTTTGTGTTTACCATTCCTGTCATAGATTCTATAAGAGTATATACTGATAGAATTTTAAGAGGAAAATCGGCTTTCAAAGCAGATAAAACGCACATCCATCATCACCTTTTACAATTGGGGCTGTCTCACAAAAAAATCACTATAATCTTTTTATCAATCAATGTTTTCGTTCTTGCTATTCAGATCATCTTTTTCAAAAGCTATTCCATTTACACTATATTATTTTCTTTCCTTGTATTCATCCTAATATTTAAGCTGATCAAAACGGTCAATCTTTTTTTAACCTGGAAAAATAACATCAAACAAATGGAAAACTCATAA
- a CDS encoding MBL fold metallo-hydrolase, producing MLRQIAPEVFHISLMPRNSINCYIIEGVLVDSGIRSSYAAVKKTLQKIPVYQHVLTHAHADHQGCSDQICAEFAIPLLCHPDEVFRTETGMVTNDYPTPQHWVAKLQQKYWAGQGHKVEQTIVENDMIGNFRVIETPGHSAGHISLFRERDGVLIIGDAATNMNLLTTMTGLRLPPHIFTSDQQCNIKSLQKLAKLNPAIICFGHGPIMLNTDRKFEQFVAKCSAAIKV from the coding sequence ATGTTACGTCAAATTGCTCCCGAAGTGTTCCATATTTCACTGATGCCGCGCAACAGTATCAACTGCTATATTATCGAAGGTGTATTGGTAGACTCCGGAATACGAAGTTCGTATGCTGCTGTAAAGAAAACTCTTCAGAAAATTCCTGTTTATCAACATGTACTGACACATGCCCATGCAGACCATCAGGGCTGTAGCGATCAGATATGCGCAGAGTTCGCAATACCCTTACTCTGTCATCCCGACGAAGTTTTCAGGACTGAAACAGGTATGGTAACCAACGACTATCCAACTCCTCAACATTGGGTAGCAAAGCTTCAACAAAAGTATTGGGCAGGTCAGGGACATAAAGTGGAACAAACAATCGTTGAAAACGATATGATCGGAAACTTTCGCGTAATAGAGACGCCCGGACATTCGGCAGGGCATATTTCTTTATTTCGCGAGCGAGATGGTGTATTGATAATCGGAGATGCAGCGACAAATATGAACCTGCTCACGACAATGACCGGTCTACGGCTTCCACCACATATATTCACCTCGGATCAGCAGTGCAATATCAAATCGCTTCAGAAGTTGGCAAAACTGAATCCAGCCATTATCTGCTTCGGTCACGGACCAATCATGCTAAATACAGATCGAAAATTTGAGCAATTTGTGGCTAAATGCAGTGCGGCTATTAAGGTTTAG
- a CDS encoding Crp/Fnr family transcriptional regulator, with amino-acid sequence MTDVFKNYLSSLERLSAEEINFSAQFFKPIRLKKGDFFIHEDEFCRYIGFIVSGAVKAYAIDKEGKENITCFKFENEFVTSFPEFVTQEKSRKSIRAIEDSVIYRISYQDYLHLLVQVTAWNGIIKSVMEREYSQKERYLLNYNNRSAVDKYHHVLSSEPMLVKRVATQDLASYLGITQRSLTRAKGQIHRPSIL; translated from the coding sequence ATGACTGACGTATTTAAAAATTACCTATCCTCACTAGAAAGATTATCAGCCGAAGAAATCAACTTTTCTGCGCAATTCTTCAAACCAATCCGCTTAAAAAAGGGTGATTTTTTTATTCATGAAGATGAATTCTGCCGTTATATTGGATTTATCGTTAGTGGCGCTGTAAAAGCATATGCTATAGACAAAGAAGGAAAAGAAAATATAACCTGCTTCAAGTTTGAAAATGAATTTGTCACCTCGTTTCCGGAATTTGTGACGCAGGAAAAATCCAGAAAGAGTATCAGGGCTATAGAAGATAGCGTAATCTATAGGATAAGTTACCAGGACTATCTGCATCTGCTTGTTCAGGTAACTGCTTGGAACGGAATTATAAAATCGGTGATGGAGCGTGAGTATAGCCAAAAAGAACGTTATCTGCTGAATTACAATAATAGGTCTGCTGTAGATAAATACCATCATGTCCTGTCTAGTGAACCGATGCTCGTCAAGCGCGTAGCAACTCAGGATCTGGCATCGTACTTGGGCATCACACAGCGATCACTTACACGGGCGAAAGGACAAATACATAGACCCAGCATATTATAG
- a CDS encoding helix-turn-helix domain-containing protein, translated as MANSLNTNTKYLSEVIKVYREHNFTNYINELRINYIVKKLYENPIYTEYKITYLAEECGYATPRVFVNAFKKEMGFTTSYFVEQLKISAHQSLYS; from the coding sequence ATGGCTAATAGTCTTAATACCAATACAAAATATCTCTCAGAGGTTATTAAAGTATATCGTGAGCACAATTTCACAAACTATATCAATGAATTGCGCATCAACTATATTGTTAAAAAGCTTTATGAAAATCCCATTTACACAGAATATAAAATTACTTATCTTGCTGAAGAATGCGGATATGCTACACCTCGTGTATTTGTGAATGCTTTCAAGAAAGAAATGGGCTTTACAACATCCTATTTTGTAGAACAATTGAAAATCTCTGCACATCAATCATTATACTCTTAA